A window of Rhododendron vialii isolate Sample 1 chromosome 13a, ASM3025357v1 contains these coding sequences:
- the LOC131313420 gene encoding probable pyruvate, phosphate dikinase regulatory protein, chloroplastic, producing the protein MFARTSLDLSNLRATTPSSAAPEPKPKQIQSNHSASDPHSEPQLRKLKGSAQLNRWSRARAVRSGRKLDRQNHRAATAVVEERQSGEGTWRNSPVAAVGGSEEKEEEDEAAVLAKSIYMVSDGTGWTVEHSVTAALGQFDHCLVDRGCPVNTHLFSGIDDSERLLKIIKQAAKEGSMLVYTLAETSMAEAAKQACRMWGVPSTDILGPITEAVASHLGVLPSGVPRGAPGRSSHLTEEYFQRIEAIEFTIKQDDGALPQNLHKADIILAGVSRTGKTPLSTYLAHKGYKVANIPIVMGVGVPKTLFEVDPEKVFGLTINPVVLQTIRRARARSLGFSEEMRSNYSEMDHVREELEFARKIFANNPSWPVIEVTGKAIEETAAVVLRLYHDRKNKCSMPRISKRY; encoded by the exons aTGTTTGCCCGTACGTCCCTAGACCTCTCCAACCTCCGCGCCACCACACCGTCCTCCGCCGCTCCAGAACCGAAGCCCAAACAGATCCAAAGCAACCATTCCGCCTCCGACCCTCACTCCGAGCCACAGCTTCGGAAGCTCAAGGGCAGCGCCCAGCTGAACCGCTGGTCCAGGGCCCGCGCCGTGCGGTCCGGCCGGAAACTGGACCGCCAAAACCACCGCGCCGCGACAGCGGTGGTGGAGGAGAGGCAATCGGGGGAGGGCACGTGGCGGAATTCTCCTGTGGCCGCCGTTGGCGGCAGtgaggagaaggaggaggaggatgaggcAGCAGTGTTGGCGAAGTCCATTTATATGGTGTCGGATGGAACTGGGTGGACGGTGGAGCACTCTGTTACCGCTGCGTTGGGGCAGTTCGACCACTGCTTGGTTGATCGGGGTTGTCCCGTTAATACCCACTTGTTTTCAGGG ATTGATGATTCAGAACGGCTATTGAAGATTATAAAGCAAGCAGCCAAAGAAGGCTCAATGCTGGTGTACACTTTGGCTGAGACTTCCATGGCTGAAGCTGCCAAACAAGCTTGCAGGATGTGGGGCGTTCCATCCACCGATATACTTGGCCCCATTACCGAGGCTGTTGCTTCTCATCTAGGAGTCTTGCCATCTGGTGTCCCTCGAGGGGCCCCGGGCAGGAGTTCCCATCTTACGGAAGAATACTTCCAACGGATTGAAGCTATTGAATTTACCATAAAGCAAGATGATGGGGCCCTTCCTCAAAACCTCCATAAAGCTGACATTATTCTTGCTGGTGTCTCTCGTACTGGAAAAACACCACTGTCAACTTATTTGGCTCACAAGGGATATAAAGTGGCCAATATCCCAATTGTGATGGGCGTAGGAGTGCCGAAGACACTTTTTGAAGTAGACCCAGAGAAGGTTTTTGGTTTGACTATAAATCCAGTAGTCCTCCAAACAATTAGAAGAGCTAGAGCTAGGAGCTTGGGCTTTAGTGAGGAAATGAGGAGTAACTATTCAGAGATGGACCACGTTAGAGAAGAATTAGAATTTGCTCGCaagatttttgcaaataatCCCAGCTGGCCAGTGATTG AGGTCACAGGTAAGGCAATTGAAGAAACAGCAGCAGTTGTATTGAGGCTTTACCATGATCGGAAGAACAAATGTTCAATGCCGAGGATTTCAAAGCGGTACTAG
- the LOC131313421 gene encoding uncharacterized protein LOC131313421 isoform X3 yields the protein MAENPKLEYSDALSPSRVLAEMDTQKISVSDQTNGLQFTNTKPDSFAVDMDRLSHLADKDKPANSRFTRGFSRKGSQQRRNEKKITPSSTDNEGDTSIESAASPRAALAASSMPEKPMVVTVGTANHPMNSPQLHHQITIMTGSIGGATTGAESRSTPKRLGSRRSPPSWTADPRRIVFFFATLSSMGTLLLIYFTLTMGKLSGDDNALEW from the exons ATGGCAGAAAATCCAAAGTTG GAATATTCAGATGCTCTCAGCCCGTCTCGCGTGCTCGCCGAAATGGATACCCAGAAAATCTCAGTCTCTGATCAAACAAACGGCTTGCAATTCACCAACACCAAACCTGATAGCTTCGCGGTGGATATGGATCGCCTTTCTCATCTAGCCGACAAGGACAAACCTGCAAATTCAAGATTCACA AGAGGCTTTTCAAGAAAAGGATCACAGCAGCGAAGAAACGAGAAAAAGATTACTCCATCAAGTACTGATAATGAAGGAGACACTAGTATCGAATCAGCGGCTTCGCCAAGAG CTGCTTTAGCAGCGTCTAGCATGCCCGAAAAGCCTATGGTGGTAACGGTGGGGACCGCGAATCATCCAATGAACAGCCCACAACTCCATCATCAGATCACTATAATGACCGGCAGTATAGGCGGTGCCACCACCGGCGCTGAAAGCAGAAGCACCCCAAAGAGACTTGGTTCCCGGAGGTCTCCTCCCTCATGGACCGCCGATCCAAGGAGGATCGTTTTCTTCTTTGCCACCTT GTCAAGCATGGGAACTCTATTACTGATTTACTTCACACTTACGATGGGAAAACTAAGTGGAGATGACAATGCTCTGGAGTGGTAA
- the LOC131313421 gene encoding uncharacterized protein LOC131313421 isoform X1, which yields MAENPKLEYSDALSPSRVLAEMDTQKISVSDQTNGLQFTNTKPDSFAVDMDRLSHLADKDKPANSRFTDKKLQRGFSRKGSQQRRNEKKITPSSTDNEGDTSIESAASPRAALAASSMPEKPMVVTVGTANHPMNSPQLHHQITIMTGSIGGATTGAESRSTPKRLGSRRSPPSWTADPRRIVFFFATLSSMGTLLLIYFTLTMGKLSGDDNALEW from the exons ATGGCAGAAAATCCAAAGTTG GAATATTCAGATGCTCTCAGCCCGTCTCGCGTGCTCGCCGAAATGGATACCCAGAAAATCTCAGTCTCTGATCAAACAAACGGCTTGCAATTCACCAACACCAAACCTGATAGCTTCGCGGTGGATATGGATCGCCTTTCTCATCTAGCCGACAAGGACAAACCTGCAAATTCAAGATTCACA GATAAAAAGTTGCAGAGAGGCTTTTCAAGAAAAGGATCACAGCAGCGAAGAAACGAGAAAAAGATTACTCCATCAAGTACTGATAATGAAGGAGACACTAGTATCGAATCAGCGGCTTCGCCAAGAG CTGCTTTAGCAGCGTCTAGCATGCCCGAAAAGCCTATGGTGGTAACGGTGGGGACCGCGAATCATCCAATGAACAGCCCACAACTCCATCATCAGATCACTATAATGACCGGCAGTATAGGCGGTGCCACCACCGGCGCTGAAAGCAGAAGCACCCCAAAGAGACTTGGTTCCCGGAGGTCTCCTCCCTCATGGACCGCCGATCCAAGGAGGATCGTTTTCTTCTTTGCCACCTT GTCAAGCATGGGAACTCTATTACTGATTTACTTCACACTTACGATGGGAAAACTAAGTGGAGATGACAATGCTCTGGAGTGGTAA
- the LOC131313421 gene encoding uncharacterized protein LOC131313421 isoform X2 produces the protein MAENPKLEYSDALSPSRVLAEMDTQKISVSDQTNGLQFTNTKPDSFAVDMDRLSHLADKDKPANSRFTLQRGFSRKGSQQRRNEKKITPSSTDNEGDTSIESAASPRAALAASSMPEKPMVVTVGTANHPMNSPQLHHQITIMTGSIGGATTGAESRSTPKRLGSRRSPPSWTADPRRIVFFFATLSSMGTLLLIYFTLTMGKLSGDDNALEW, from the exons ATGGCAGAAAATCCAAAGTTG GAATATTCAGATGCTCTCAGCCCGTCTCGCGTGCTCGCCGAAATGGATACCCAGAAAATCTCAGTCTCTGATCAAACAAACGGCTTGCAATTCACCAACACCAAACCTGATAGCTTCGCGGTGGATATGGATCGCCTTTCTCATCTAGCCGACAAGGACAAACCTGCAAATTCAAGATTCACA TTGCAGAGAGGCTTTTCAAGAAAAGGATCACAGCAGCGAAGAAACGAGAAAAAGATTACTCCATCAAGTACTGATAATGAAGGAGACACTAGTATCGAATCAGCGGCTTCGCCAAGAG CTGCTTTAGCAGCGTCTAGCATGCCCGAAAAGCCTATGGTGGTAACGGTGGGGACCGCGAATCATCCAATGAACAGCCCACAACTCCATCATCAGATCACTATAATGACCGGCAGTATAGGCGGTGCCACCACCGGCGCTGAAAGCAGAAGCACCCCAAAGAGACTTGGTTCCCGGAGGTCTCCTCCCTCATGGACCGCCGATCCAAGGAGGATCGTTTTCTTCTTTGCCACCTT GTCAAGCATGGGAACTCTATTACTGATTTACTTCACACTTACGATGGGAAAACTAAGTGGAGATGACAATGCTCTGGAGTGGTAA